In the genome of Ancylomarina subtilis, one region contains:
- a CDS encoding TonB-dependent receptor, with translation MNHIRKYILFLSVLFINTHSYAQDVLLKQQLNLPKQEYIVSELFKEINKQTKIEFNYTSDLNFDEKVVLKKQQFSVENCLKQVFDLSSFKIVCLDNKIFIVKIPFEEQMFRISGFIRDAETGENLINASIYNPQTFEGTVSNNFGFFSFYQKKKCPNFKISYVGYEDKEIKFSNVKDTSINIKLQPNNLLREIKVVADDKTNNINHLFLSTYNITETDLKQKSVLGMNDLFRNISYLPGVQTANEASSGLIIRNGSPDQNLILLDDVPVYYQSHLLGLFSIFNPDAIHKARLIKGGFPAQYGGRVSSVLDIRMKDGNQKKIEGEFSIGFLTSQLSVRGPIIKGKTTFNVSVRRSYLDLLTNLLFSLSDSEDLYMSYYFGDLNFKLTHKFSNRDKVYLSTYMGKDLAKQRYIQDLTDNLMEKSRNTIGWGNFTNSIRWNHVYNDKLFGNTTFILSRYTYSIKDRRLYKIDDGDFEENYYREFYSGIRDYTLKSEFDYIPSPKYYFKFGFEGAFHLTKPGSSFYSSKYNTDENEIKDKSINALEVSLYAENQIQWTSKLLTNIGLRASRFALKDKTYLSVEPRLTAQYKLNEHISFNSGFSVMSQYMHLITSSDLSLPTDIWLPVNDKIRPIRSRQYNLGSVWEIQSGLSFESEIYYKKTRNILEFSENYYTSDGASAWDQKVEPGKSWSAGIELMLKKDTGKTKGHLVYTLAKSEVKYKYLNSGKAYASPYDRRHDLSFQISQKLNSKIDFTVNWTYGSGLPVTLATQIVSTVSPYYSDHTESVPMFTKRNDIRMPSYHRLDCSFNFKKNKKHGTRIWNIGVYNAYNRKNPSLLYINQTYDGDGNSTYSLKQLSIFGFIPSISYSYHF, from the coding sequence TTGAATCATATCCGAAAATATATCCTATTCTTATCTGTTTTGTTTATAAATACACATAGCTATGCTCAAGATGTGTTATTGAAACAACAGCTTAATCTGCCCAAACAGGAATACATTGTATCTGAACTGTTTAAAGAGATAAACAAGCAAACCAAAATCGAATTTAATTACACCAGTGATTTGAATTTTGATGAAAAAGTAGTCTTGAAAAAGCAGCAGTTTAGTGTTGAAAATTGTTTGAAGCAAGTTTTCGATTTGTCATCATTTAAAATTGTTTGTTTGGATAACAAAATCTTTATTGTAAAGATCCCTTTTGAAGAACAGATGTTTCGAATTAGTGGCTTTATACGTGATGCAGAAACTGGGGAAAACCTGATAAATGCCAGCATTTATAATCCTCAAACATTTGAAGGAACAGTGAGCAACAATTTTGGCTTTTTTAGTTTTTACCAAAAGAAGAAATGCCCCAATTTTAAAATATCATACGTGGGTTATGAGGATAAAGAAATTAAATTCAGTAATGTTAAGGACACGAGCATTAATATAAAACTTCAGCCCAATAATTTACTGAGAGAGATAAAGGTTGTTGCTGATGATAAAACAAACAACATCAACCATCTCTTTTTGAGTACTTATAATATCACTGAAACCGATTTGAAACAAAAGTCGGTTTTAGGCATGAACGATCTTTTTCGAAATATCTCTTATTTGCCAGGTGTTCAGACAGCCAACGAGGCTTCTTCAGGTTTGATTATTAGAAATGGATCTCCGGACCAAAATCTAATTTTACTGGATGATGTGCCTGTTTATTACCAATCACATCTGCTGGGTTTATTTTCCATTTTTAATCCGGATGCAATTCATAAAGCACGATTAATTAAGGGTGGTTTTCCCGCTCAATATGGAGGTCGTGTATCTTCTGTACTCGACATTCGAATGAAAGATGGTAATCAAAAGAAGATTGAGGGTGAATTCAGTATCGGATTCTTAACATCCCAGTTAAGTGTCAGAGGACCTATTATTAAGGGAAAAACAACTTTTAATGTTTCGGTACGACGTTCTTATCTTGATTTATTGACAAATTTGTTGTTTTCACTTTCAGATTCTGAAGATCTGTATATGAGTTATTATTTTGGTGATCTCAATTTTAAGCTAACGCATAAGTTTTCAAACAGAGATAAAGTGTATTTAAGTACATATATGGGGAAAGATCTGGCAAAACAGAGATATATCCAGGATCTGACTGATAATTTAATGGAGAAAAGTCGAAATACAATTGGCTGGGGAAATTTCACAAATTCAATTCGATGGAATCATGTCTATAATGATAAGTTGTTTGGAAATACAACTTTTATTTTAAGTCGATATACTTATTCGATTAAAGACCGGCGTCTTTATAAAATTGATGATGGTGACTTTGAAGAGAACTATTACCGTGAATTCTATTCGGGAATTCGTGATTATACACTTAAGTCTGAATTTGATTATATCCCAAGCCCCAAATATTACTTTAAATTTGGATTTGAAGGTGCATTCCATTTAACAAAACCAGGTAGTAGTTTTTACAGTAGTAAGTATAATACCGATGAAAATGAGATCAAGGATAAAAGTATAAATGCTTTGGAGGTGTCATTATATGCTGAAAATCAAATACAGTGGACAAGTAAACTCCTAACCAATATTGGACTTAGAGCGAGTCGTTTTGCTTTAAAAGATAAGACCTATTTATCTGTAGAACCTCGGCTAACTGCACAATATAAACTGAATGAGCATATTAGTTTTAATTCTGGTTTTTCTGTGATGTCGCAGTACATGCATTTAATTACGAGCAGTGATTTAAGTTTACCCACTGATATTTGGCTGCCTGTAAACGATAAAATACGCCCTATACGTTCGAGGCAGTATAATCTTGGATCTGTATGGGAAATTCAATCAGGACTCAGCTTCGAATCAGAAATCTATTATAAAAAAACACGCAATATTTTAGAATTTAGTGAAAACTATTACACTAGTGATGGTGCATCAGCTTGGGATCAGAAAGTTGAACCTGGAAAATCCTGGTCAGCGGGTATTGAACTCATGCTTAAAAAAGATACTGGAAAAACGAAAGGACATTTGGTTTATACACTGGCTAAATCAGAGGTGAAATACAAATATTTGAATTCAGGTAAAGCATATGCTTCCCCCTATGATCGCAGACATGATTTAAGTTTTCAAATCAGTCAAAAATTAAATTCTAAAATTGATTTTACAGTGAATTGGACATATGGAAGTGGTTTACCTGTTACGCTTGCCACACAAATTGTGTCTACTGTATCTCCATATTATTCAGATCATACTGAAAGTGTGCCAATGTTCACAAAAAGAAATGATATACGTATGCCCTCTTATCACAGATTAGATTGTTCGTTTAATTTTAAAAAGAATAAAAAACATGGCACTCGAATTTGGAATATTGGCGTCTACAACGCTTATAATAGAAAAAATCCGAGTCTTCTTTATATAAATCAGACTTATGATGGCGACGGTAACAGTACTTATTCTTTGAAACAATTAAGTATTTTCGGATTCATACCGAGCATTTCGTACTCTTACCACTTTTAA
- a CDS encoding DUF4249 domain-containing protein, whose amino-acid sequence MKKYLYSIVLSLFILSSCEENLDLALKNQPSVMVLNALAGKDSLVKVNISRTYNLKDEPIDQILNGATVKLYEEEKLLGNLEAFNNGWYQLNTKFESEKEYEIVVSHPDYTAIHSKTNIPVSIPIVEVIFEKEHSNRQYYSIKFDDKEESQDYYMILLKGISLYENNGETYEYSTDLTYYSDDVVFNGNLLENATDLEQQYLLGSKTFSDFTFNGQHAAISFFVDKTSNWSDFTELKIMLYHINKDYYAYERSKKMIENRKNFPFYKKINLHSNVVSGSGIFAGYAVSSKNFKLP is encoded by the coding sequence ATGAAAAAATATTTATATAGCATTGTTTTATCCCTTTTTATACTCAGTTCCTGTGAGGAAAATCTCGATTTGGCCCTAAAGAATCAGCCATCAGTTATGGTTCTTAATGCTTTGGCAGGAAAAGATAGTCTGGTTAAGGTGAATATTTCCCGAACATATAATTTAAAAGATGAGCCTATAGATCAGATACTAAATGGAGCTACAGTAAAATTGTATGAAGAAGAAAAACTATTGGGCAATTTAGAAGCTTTTAATAATGGCTGGTATCAGTTAAACACAAAGTTTGAATCAGAAAAAGAATATGAGATTGTTGTCAGTCATCCTGATTATACTGCAATTCATAGTAAAACGAATATCCCTGTAAGTATTCCTATTGTTGAGGTCATTTTTGAGAAAGAACATTCGAATCGTCAATATTACAGCATTAAATTCGATGACAAAGAAGAAAGTCAGGATTACTATATGATTTTGCTCAAAGGAATTTCTTTATATGAAAATAATGGCGAAACATATGAGTATTCGACTGATCTCACCTATTATAGCGATGATGTTGTTTTCAATGGTAACTTACTGGAAAATGCGACTGATCTGGAACAACAATATCTATTAGGGAGTAAAACTTTTTCTGATTTTACTTTTAATGGTCAGCATGCCGCGATTTCATTTTTTGTTGATAAAACAAGTAATTGGTCTGATTTTACAGAACTCAAAATCATGCTTTACCATATCAACAAGGATTATTATGCTTACGAACGTTCAAAAAAGATGATCGAAAACCGCAAAAATTTCCCTTTTTATAAAAAAATAAACCTGCATTCGAATGTCGTTTCAGGTTCTGGTATTTTTGCTGGATATGCTGTAAGTTCAAAGAATTTCAAACTCCCCTAG
- a CDS encoding BlaI/MecI/CopY family transcriptional regulator, with the protein MRPQKIKPTEAELEILQILWTYGPSTVRFVNDKLKSERNVGYTTTLKVMQIMTEKGMLDRYKDSRTHIYSALVEEKETKNQLLDKFVSTLFGGSASGMVLQALGNHKCSTEELDEIKKLIESIEKQTDHESK; encoded by the coding sequence ATGAGACCACAGAAGATTAAGCCAACTGAAGCTGAGTTAGAAATTTTACAGATATTATGGACTTATGGTCCTTCTACTGTTCGTTTTGTTAATGATAAGCTTAAAAGTGAGCGAAATGTTGGATACACAACCACCCTTAAAGTGATGCAGATTATGACTGAAAAAGGCATGCTGGATCGCTATAAGGATTCACGTACCCATATCTATTCTGCTCTGGTTGAAGAAAAAGAAACTAAAAATCAGTTGCTTGATAAATTTGTGAGTACGCTTTTTGGTGGATCAGCATCAGGTATGGTTTTACAAGCTCTTGGGAATCATAAATGTAGTACTGAAGAGCTTGACGAGATAAAGAAGTTGATTGAAAGTATTGAAAAACAAACAGATCATGAATCTAAGTAA
- a CDS encoding M56 family metallopeptidase, translating to MNLSNITIHSLSEALAWTLLHSIWQAAIIAGILALAFRFLDKNNARLRYAMASLGMLSIFIFAILTFISALPDKTLMTKLSLSDLDQEIVSDNPKFIMSWAWFKSLLPVDVLFPILLRTWLVGVTLLSLKMVMNYITALRLRKHKAFQLNGKHMALASDLLERFNIKKKVIFRESASIDSPSLIGYFKPVILLPISLISGIPENQLEIIIAHELAHIRRHDYLVQFIQGIIEILFFYHPMVWWLSSVVNTEREHICDDLAVKVCGESLTLIKALNNMESIRKKKPELVLSFSGKKANLLNRVRRIVMPETAKHQGLERGLLSALTVFALFGMILFSNLANSENQVVPKPVSSTNLTAGDIDGSEMFQASPIVFVPQKKKERKKAIPKTAKAPAPVKPVAPEVPDLPDLPTVLSDTIKEVEEVMEIQKEALEEALEELESVEIEINEESLKDLQEELESIDVDIERELIEAQEEIENELKNFEEEHQKISFKDIDENPNLSQKEKDELKAKIKSSLEKINSKEFRQEIRENLERSKKSIQRQIEKMKSGKFKKDLKIQKEKIKEMIKKFESPEFQQNLKDNIEKSRIHIEKCLEKKKGKKSKVKIDSTHMPLCILDGIEISQLELNKLDPDAIESINVLKDETSTSIYGEKGKNGVILIDSKNKKSQKNMAKNNKRIKIKGKTKNAPIYIIDGVEFSKQQAINDIDPNNIESINVLKDDLAIDKYGKKAKHGVIEIVTKREAPQTPSLNDYMKNN from the coding sequence ATGAATCTAAGTAATATAACTATTCATAGTTTGTCAGAAGCTTTGGCCTGGACTCTTCTCCACTCTATTTGGCAAGCAGCAATAATTGCAGGAATTTTAGCTTTAGCATTTCGATTTCTGGATAAAAATAATGCCCGCTTACGTTATGCAATGGCTAGTTTAGGTATGTTATCCATTTTTATATTTGCAATTCTGACATTTATATCAGCATTGCCTGATAAGACCTTAATGACCAAGCTAAGTCTTTCTGATCTTGATCAAGAGATTGTTTCAGATAATCCAAAATTTATTATGTCCTGGGCTTGGTTTAAAAGCCTCTTGCCTGTTGATGTCCTTTTCCCAATTCTCTTAAGAACTTGGCTGGTTGGAGTCACTCTCCTTTCTCTAAAAATGGTGATGAATTATATAACTGCTCTTCGATTAAGAAAGCATAAGGCCTTTCAGTTAAATGGAAAGCACATGGCTTTGGCATCTGATCTGTTAGAGCGTTTTAATATAAAGAAGAAAGTTATATTCCGAGAATCGGCCTCCATTGATTCTCCATCTTTAATCGGGTATTTTAAACCCGTAATCCTTCTGCCCATTAGTTTAATTAGTGGGATTCCTGAAAATCAACTTGAAATTATAATTGCGCATGAATTGGCCCATATTCGTCGTCACGACTATTTGGTTCAGTTCATACAAGGCATTATTGAGATATTATTTTTCTATCATCCTATGGTTTGGTGGCTATCTTCTGTGGTTAATACCGAAAGAGAACACATTTGTGACGATCTGGCGGTAAAGGTTTGTGGTGAATCCTTAACCCTAATTAAAGCCTTAAATAATATGGAAAGTATCAGAAAGAAGAAACCTGAATTAGTATTGAGTTTTTCAGGTAAAAAAGCGAACCTATTGAATAGAGTTCGAAGAATTGTAATGCCTGAAACGGCAAAACATCAGGGATTGGAACGAGGTTTATTGAGTGCATTAACGGTATTTGCTTTGTTTGGTATGATTCTTTTTTCGAATCTGGCAAATTCTGAAAATCAAGTTGTGCCCAAACCTGTAAGTTCAACAAACTTAACGGCTGGTGATATCGATGGATCAGAGATGTTTCAAGCCTCTCCCATTGTTTTTGTTCCGCAAAAGAAAAAAGAAAGGAAAAAAGCTATTCCTAAAACGGCTAAGGCGCCTGCACCCGTTAAGCCAGTTGCACCAGAAGTACCCGATCTTCCTGATTTGCCGACTGTTTTGTCAGATACAATTAAGGAAGTTGAAGAGGTTATGGAAATTCAGAAAGAAGCTTTGGAAGAGGCTCTTGAGGAATTGGAGTCGGTTGAAATTGAGATAAATGAAGAAAGCTTGAAGGACCTTCAAGAGGAGTTGGAATCAATTGATGTTGATATTGAGAGAGAACTCATAGAAGCTCAGGAAGAAATCGAAAACGAATTGAAAAACTTTGAGGAAGAGCATCAAAAAATATCTTTTAAGGATATTGATGAAAATCCAAATCTGAGTCAAAAAGAAAAAGATGAATTAAAGGCTAAGATAAAATCGTCATTAGAAAAGATCAATTCGAAAGAATTTCGTCAGGAAATTCGTGAAAATCTGGAACGTAGCAAAAAAAGCATTCAGCGGCAAATAGAGAAAATGAAGTCCGGTAAGTTTAAAAAAGATTTGAAAATACAGAAAGAAAAGATCAAGGAAATGATCAAAAAGTTTGAATCTCCAGAGTTTCAGCAAAACTTGAAGGATAATATTGAAAAGAGTCGTATACATATTGAAAAATGTCTAGAGAAGAAAAAGGGTAAGAAGAGTAAAGTGAAGATTGATTCAACTCATATGCCTCTTTGTATTCTTGATGGGATTGAAATTAGCCAGCTCGAATTAAATAAGCTTGATCCGGATGCCATAGAATCCATTAACGTTTTAAAAGATGAAACCAGCACAAGCATTTATGGTGAGAAAGGAAAAAACGGTGTTATCTTAATTGATTCCAAGAATAAAAAAAGCCAAAAGAACATGGCGAAAAATAACAAGAGGATTAAAATAAAAGGCAAAACGAAAAATGCCCCAATTTATATTATTGATGGTGTGGAATTCTCAAAACAACAGGCGATTAATGATATTGATCCCAATAATATTGAGTCGATAAACGTTTTGAAAGATGATTTAGCAATTGATAAATATGGCAAAAAAGCAAAGCATGGTGTTATTGAGATTGTGACAAAAAGAGAGGCTCCCCAAACGCCTAGCTTGAATGACTATATGAAAAATAACTAG
- a CDS encoding arsenate reductase family protein has protein sequence MTNKIYYLSTCSTCQRIMKELGIDENFEQQDIKIENISEPDLEMFAKQAGSYEALFSKRAMKYKSMGLKEKNLSEDDYKQLMLDEYTFLKRPFILIDGEAFIGNSKKTVEAAKAKLGL, from the coding sequence ATGACAAATAAAATTTATTACCTATCTACCTGCTCCACCTGTCAAAGAATCATGAAAGAGCTGGGTATCGACGAGAATTTTGAACAGCAGGATATTAAAATTGAAAATATAAGTGAACCCGATTTAGAGATGTTTGCCAAGCAGGCTGGATCTTATGAAGCTCTTTTCAGCAAGCGTGCTATGAAATATAAGTCTATGGGTTTAAAAGAAAAGAACTTATCCGAAGACGATTACAAACAGTTGATGCTTGACGAATATACTTTCCTGAAACGCCCGTTTATCCTTATAGATGGAGAAGCTTTTATTGGGAATTCTAAAAAGACAGTCGAGGCTGCTAAAGCTAAACTTGGTTTATAA
- a CDS encoding metallophosphoesterase family protein, with protein MKKLVLFGILTLICLLPACNIPFEYSPYDIIVEKEFQNLTAKNLTKLKAIEAGKSSFKIALISDTHTFYDEFKEAVEAINTRDDIDFVIHAGDLTLSALHKEFTWFNEIMGTLNKPFLTVIGNHDLLSNGKAIYEKSFGPNNYTFTFRGCKFVMFDNNIWENKNNDPDFEWFKTNLKNDGDYRFVIPVSHIPPWADQYNHGNEHVFNEMMAENNIQLSLHGHTHSFYHGKRYDQVDYLVIGDIADKAYAIITIEEDSYSIEQVSF; from the coding sequence GTGAAGAAGTTAGTACTGTTTGGTATACTAACACTTATTTGTTTGTTACCAGCTTGTAATATTCCTTTTGAATACAGTCCTTATGATATCATTGTTGAAAAGGAATTTCAAAATTTGACAGCTAAAAACTTAACGAAACTAAAAGCTATAGAGGCTGGGAAATCGTCTTTTAAAATAGCTCTTATTTCTGATACCCACACATTTTACGACGAATTTAAAGAAGCTGTTGAAGCTATCAATACTAGGGATGATATTGATTTTGTCATTCATGCTGGTGATCTCACTTTAAGTGCCCTCCACAAAGAATTCACTTGGTTTAACGAAATAATGGGAACTCTAAACAAACCGTTTCTCACAGTCATTGGAAATCACGACCTCCTTTCGAATGGGAAAGCGATATATGAAAAATCGTTTGGTCCAAACAACTACACCTTCACCTTTAGAGGATGTAAGTTTGTGATGTTCGACAATAACATATGGGAAAATAAAAATAATGACCCTGATTTCGAGTGGTTTAAAACAAACTTGAAGAATGATGGAGATTACAGATTTGTTATTCCGGTGTCGCATATCCCACCCTGGGCAGATCAGTATAATCATGGAAATGAACATGTGTTTAATGAGATGATGGCAGAAAATAACATTCAACTATCATTACATGGACATACCCATAGTTTTTATCATGGCAAACGATACGATCAGGTAGATTATCTGGTTATCGGAGATATTGCCGATAAGGCCTATGCTATCATAACGATAGAAGAAGATTCATACAGTATTGAACAGGTGTCTTTTTAG
- a CDS encoding tRNA dihydrouridine synthase has product MQANFWHEQKAPSFSLAPMEDVTDTVFREMILKNSEQDRLHLLFSEFTSTDGMCHEIGHDKVKHRLQINSSEKLLLKEKSVKLIAQIWGKDPEKYYKTAQYIAQETDFDGIDINMGCPVKNVVKSGCCSALIQEPELAKEIILATREGSNLPLSVKTRIGFKEVVTNSWVSHLLTMPIDALILHGRIQKQMSDGLADWDEIAKAVQLRDEIAPNIKLIGNGDVMSYQDGLDKVNQFGVDGVMIGRGIFKDPWLFSPGLSVVDEERKLNMLWEHTDLYERTWQGNKNFAILKRFFKIYCKEFHGAAKLCHQLMQTSSAKEVKEALDFHKQNIQQEELV; this is encoded by the coding sequence ATGCAAGCTAATTTTTGGCACGAACAAAAAGCGCCTTCTTTTTCCCTGGCCCCTATGGAGGATGTGACCGATACAGTCTTTCGGGAGATGATTCTGAAGAATTCTGAACAAGATAGGTTACACCTTCTGTTTTCGGAGTTTACTTCAACGGATGGCATGTGCCACGAAATTGGCCACGATAAGGTGAAGCATCGACTTCAGATCAATTCAAGTGAAAAATTACTTTTGAAAGAGAAATCGGTGAAACTGATTGCTCAGATTTGGGGAAAAGATCCGGAAAAATATTACAAGACGGCTCAGTACATTGCTCAGGAAACCGATTTTGACGGGATTGATATCAATATGGGCTGCCCCGTAAAGAATGTTGTCAAATCAGGTTGTTGTTCTGCTCTTATACAAGAGCCTGAGCTTGCTAAAGAAATTATATTGGCTACTCGTGAAGGATCAAATTTACCTTTGAGCGTCAAGACTCGAATAGGGTTTAAAGAGGTTGTGACCAATTCATGGGTATCTCATTTGCTTACTATGCCTATTGATGCGCTTATACTTCATGGTCGTATCCAAAAACAAATGTCTGATGGACTGGCAGATTGGGATGAAATTGCTAAAGCAGTCCAGTTACGAGATGAAATCGCCCCCAATATAAAGTTGATTGGTAATGGTGATGTCATGTCTTATCAGGATGGTTTGGATAAGGTGAATCAGTTTGGTGTAGATGGGGTCATGATTGGTCGTGGTATTTTTAAAGATCCCTGGTTGTTTAGTCCCGGTTTATCAGTAGTTGATGAAGAGCGGAAACTAAATATGCTTTGGGAACACACCGATTTATACGAACGAACCTGGCAGGGAAATAAGAATTTTGCTATTCTCAAACGTTTCTTCAAAATCTACTGCAAAGAATTTCATGGTGCGGCAAAATTGTGCCATCAACTGATGCAAACCTCGTCGGCTAAAGAAGTGAAGGAAGCCTTAGATTTCCACAAACAAAATATTCAACAGGAAGAATTGGTTTAA
- a CDS encoding twitch domain-containing radical SAM protein, with translation MNSERPFCLMPFIHYHVGNAGNVKACCVANIPYGNCNKQSFNEIWQDEAINKLRAKFKNGESDPRCAVCLKLEEAGGKSIRQETHERFSAFKAYEEKQQPVYFDIRFSNACNFACRTCWHGASSSWFTEAKPLKRSLGNTALLQNINDFENFIAENGEALLQAEEIYFAGGEPLMSEEHYTLLQYLIDNKHTKLRLRYNTNFSVLEFKGHQILNYWKQFDDVEILASIDAHQKLGEYIRKGFNWVKFVENREAIREFSHIKFKIAPTISVLSIANLPELYKTCLELDVIQKEDFYINILERPYYYNTKAIPAHIKDAIAKSFEKFYLWANENSIPLSVLKQFEECITYMQAEDLSKHWKAFLKETELFDKLREESSEDLKVLFEINNTNSNS, from the coding sequence ATGAATTCAGAACGCCCTTTTTGTTTAATGCCCTTTATTCATTACCATGTGGGTAATGCAGGAAATGTTAAAGCCTGTTGTGTCGCAAATATTCCATACGGCAATTGCAACAAGCAAAGTTTCAATGAAATTTGGCAGGACGAAGCTATTAATAAACTACGGGCAAAATTTAAAAATGGGGAATCTGACCCTCGATGTGCTGTTTGTTTAAAACTCGAAGAAGCAGGAGGAAAGAGTATTAGACAAGAGACTCACGAGCGATTTAGCGCCTTTAAAGCTTACGAAGAGAAACAACAACCCGTATATTTTGACATTCGTTTTTCTAATGCATGCAATTTTGCTTGTCGAACCTGCTGGCATGGTGCTAGTTCATCATGGTTTACTGAGGCCAAACCCCTAAAACGAAGTTTGGGAAATACCGCATTACTGCAGAATATCAACGATTTTGAAAACTTCATTGCAGAAAACGGAGAAGCACTTCTGCAGGCTGAAGAAATCTATTTTGCAGGGGGAGAACCCTTAATGAGTGAAGAACACTATACACTTCTACAATATTTAATTGATAATAAGCACACTAAACTTCGTCTGCGTTATAACACCAACTTTTCTGTTCTGGAGTTCAAAGGGCATCAAATTTTAAATTATTGGAAACAGTTTGATGATGTTGAGATTCTGGCAAGCATAGATGCTCACCAGAAATTGGGAGAATACATTCGAAAGGGGTTTAATTGGGTCAAATTTGTGGAGAACAGAGAGGCTATAAGAGAATTCTCGCATATCAAATTTAAGATTGCACCAACCATTTCCGTTCTATCCATTGCTAACTTGCCTGAATTATACAAAACCTGTCTGGAGCTGGATGTGATTCAAAAAGAGGATTTCTATATCAATATACTCGAACGACCTTATTATTATAACACCAAAGCCATTCCTGCACATATCAAAGATGCAATTGCCAAGTCTTTTGAGAAATTTTATCTGTGGGCTAATGAAAATTCGATTCCTCTTTCAGTTTTGAAACAATTTGAAGAATGTATCACATATATGCAAGCCGAAGATTTAAGCAAGCATTGGAAGGCCTTTTTAAAAGAGACTGAACTTTTCGATAAGCTTCGAGAAGAATCGTCTGAAGATCTAAAAGTCTTGTTTGAAATTAACAATACGAATTCAAATTCCTGA
- a CDS encoding superoxide dismutase [Ni], translated as MKKIKVLALVCLMFMGFGTVKSYAHCEIPCGIYDDAARVKMMYEHIQTIEKSMKMIIELSASEKPDYNQLVRWVNNKEEHAKKLQDLATQYFMFQRIKLSDDPMMKAKNMTQLELLHKICVYAMKAKQSTNMDMIKKLNDTVHDFDHAYFSKDEHKH; from the coding sequence ATGAAAAAAATAAAAGTATTGGCTCTTGTATGCCTTATGTTTATGGGATTTGGAACTGTTAAAAGCTATGCCCACTGTGAAATACCTTGCGGTATATATGATGATGCTGCCAGAGTGAAAATGATGTATGAACATATTCAAACCATTGAAAAAAGCATGAAAATGATTATTGAACTTTCTGCTTCAGAGAAACCAGATTACAATCAGTTAGTACGTTGGGTCAATAATAAAGAAGAGCATGCTAAGAAATTACAGGATCTTGCAACTCAGTATTTTATGTTTCAGCGTATTAAGCTTAGTGACGATCCGATGATGAAAGCTAAAAATATGACACAGCTTGAATTGCTGCATAAAATATGTGTCTATGCAATGAAAGCCAAGCAAAGTACCAATATGGACATGATTAAAAAATTGAACGATACGGTTCATGATTTCGATCATGCCTATTTTAGCAAAGATGAACACAAGCATTAA